In the genome of Bacillota bacterium, one region contains:
- a CDS encoding IS256 family transposase: VRTVARNVKRWQNGEQVLRWAAAGLLEAESRFHRIAGYRDIPVLVQALRKEVFPDTSREVKTA; the protein is encoded by the coding sequence GGTGCGGACGGTTGCCCGCAACGTGAAGCGTTGGCAAAACGGCGAGCAGGTACTCCGCTGGGCGGCGGCGGGTTTACTGGAAGCTGAGTCCCGGTTCCACCGCATTGCTGGGTACCGTGACATTCCCGTTCTGGTTCAAGCTCTCCGGAAAGAGGTGTTCCCAGATACATCCAGGGAGGTGAAAACGGCCTAA